From Citricoccus sp. SGAir0253, a single genomic window includes:
- the lexA gene encoding transcriptional repressor LexA, whose product MLGSIRSAIAQHGYPPSMREIGDAAGLASLSSVTHQLGQLEKWGYIRKDPGRPRAMEVLLDEDGRPVAGGAPEAAPAPVATLHTGAVEGHGVPVPLVGRIAAGGPILAEQQVEDVMTLPRQLTGEGELFMLRVSGDSMVDAAICDGDWVVVRRQHAAQNGDIVAALLDDEATVKTFRQRDGHTWLLPQNSAYEPILGDEATVMGKVVTVLRSL is encoded by the coding sequence ATCCTGGGCTCGATCCGGTCCGCCATCGCCCAGCACGGCTACCCGCCGTCCATGCGGGAGATCGGCGACGCCGCGGGCCTGGCGTCCCTGTCCTCCGTCACCCACCAGCTGGGGCAGCTGGAGAAGTGGGGCTACATCCGCAAGGACCCGGGCCGGCCGCGGGCCATGGAGGTCCTGCTCGACGAGGACGGCCGGCCCGTTGCCGGCGGTGCTCCGGAGGCCGCGCCGGCGCCGGTGGCCACGCTGCACACGGGCGCCGTCGAGGGGCACGGGGTGCCCGTGCCGCTGGTCGGCCGCATCGCCGCCGGCGGCCCCATCCTGGCCGAGCAGCAGGTCGAGGACGTCATGACCCTCCCCCGGCAGCTCACCGGCGAGGGCGAGCTGTTCATGCTGCGCGTCTCGGGCGACTCGATGGTGGACGCCGCCATCTGCGACGGCGACTGGGTCGTGGTCCGGCGCCAGCACGCCGCGCAGAACGGGGACATCGTGGCCGCACTGTTGGACGACGAGGCCACCGTCAAGACCTTCCGCCAGCGGGACGGCCACACCTGGCTGCTGCCGCAGAACTCCGCCTACGAGCCGATCCTGGGGGACGAGGCGACGGTGATGGGCAAGGTCGTCACCGTGCTGCGCTCCCTCTGA
- the dapF gene encoding diaminopimelate epimerase translates to MTLPIAQDPDRLRTALDQLSGLRYAKGQGTGNDFVLVLDPDGETELSPDHVAALCDRHFGVGGDGLIRVVESRHLIEGRDLLREAPGATWFMDYRNGDGSVAEMCGNGVRVFAHYLAERGLVDLAPGRELTIGTRAGVRTVTRLADGGYAIDMGPWTFIDEELARESASDSLVLAAGLVDPRPALSISMGNPHTVVALAEDAELRELDLHRAPTVDPLPPNGTNVEFVVAADPLFLDGVGRVRMRVHERGVGETQSCGTGACAAAAAVRVWAGDEQATRWQVAVPGGTVGVEFRPQADGTEHVVLSGPAQLVFEGTVL, encoded by the coding sequence ATGACCCTGCCGATCGCCCAGGACCCCGACCGCCTCCGGACCGCCCTCGACCAGCTGTCCGGACTGCGCTACGCCAAGGGCCAGGGCACCGGCAACGACTTCGTGCTCGTCCTCGACCCGGACGGCGAGACCGAGCTGTCCCCGGACCACGTGGCCGCGCTGTGCGACCGCCACTTCGGGGTGGGCGGGGACGGGCTGATCCGCGTGGTGGAGTCGCGGCACCTCATCGAGGGCCGGGACCTGCTGCGCGAGGCCCCCGGGGCCACGTGGTTCATGGACTACCGCAACGGGGACGGCTCCGTGGCCGAGATGTGCGGCAACGGCGTGCGCGTGTTCGCCCACTACCTCGCCGAGCGCGGGCTGGTGGACCTCGCCCCCGGCCGGGAGCTGACGATCGGCACCCGCGCCGGGGTCCGCACGGTCACCCGGCTGGCGGACGGCGGCTACGCGATCGACATGGGCCCGTGGACCTTCATCGACGAGGAGCTGGCCCGCGAGAGCGCCTCCGACTCCCTCGTGCTGGCCGCCGGCCTCGTGGACCCGCGGCCGGCACTGAGCATCTCGATGGGCAACCCGCACACCGTGGTGGCCCTGGCCGAGGACGCCGAGCTGCGCGAGCTGGACCTGCACCGTGCCCCCACCGTGGACCCGCTGCCGCCCAACGGCACGAACGTGGAGTTCGTGGTCGCCGCCGACCCGCTGTTCCTCGACGGCGTGGGCCGGGTGCGCATGCGCGTGCACGAGCGCGGGGTGGGGGAGACCCAGTCCTGCGGGACGGGGGCGTGCGCCGCGGCGGCCGCCGTGCGGGTGTGGGCCGGTGACGAGCAGGCCACCCGCTGGCAGGTCGCGGTGCCCGGCGGCACCGTGGGGGTCGAGTTCCGTCCGCAGGCGGACGGAACGGAGCACGTCGTCCTGTCCGGGCCGGCCCAGCTGGTGTTCGAGGGCACCGTCCTCTGA
- a CDS encoding class I SAM-dependent methyltransferase, which translates to MDSAHYFSADPATPERRRRISLTLAGREVEVETANGIFSPEGLDKGTAAMLHTVPDPPPSGRFLDIGAGWGPLALTLGLRSPAAQVTAVEVNDRAARLCRDNAAALGVENLTVARPEDVPDSARFDLVWSNPPIRIGKEALHALLLQWLPRLAPGGRAYLVVQKNLGADSLLPWLAAALEERHPGEFTAIRHATEKGFRILRVDRA; encoded by the coding sequence ATGGACTCCGCACACTACTTCTCCGCCGATCCCGCCACCCCGGAGCGCCGGCGCCGGATCTCGCTCACCCTCGCCGGCCGCGAGGTCGAGGTCGAGACCGCCAACGGCATCTTCTCGCCCGAGGGACTGGACAAGGGCACCGCGGCGATGCTGCACACGGTCCCGGACCCGCCGCCGTCGGGCCGGTTCCTGGACATCGGGGCCGGCTGGGGGCCGCTGGCCCTCACGCTCGGCCTGCGCAGCCCCGCCGCGCAGGTCACCGCCGTCGAGGTGAACGACCGGGCGGCCCGGCTGTGCCGGGACAACGCGGCGGCCCTCGGGGTGGAGAACCTCACGGTGGCCCGCCCCGAGGACGTGCCGGACTCCGCGCGCTTCGACCTGGTCTGGTCCAACCCGCCCATCCGGATCGGCAAGGAGGCCCTGCACGCGTTGCTGCTGCAATGGCTGCCCCGGCTCGCCCCGGGCGGACGGGCCTACCTCGTGGTGCAGAAGAACCTGGGCGCGGACTCGCTGCTGCCGTGGCTCGCCGCCGCGCTGGAGGAGCGCCACCCCGGCGAGTTCACGGCCATCCGGCACGCGACCGAGAAGGGGTTCCGCATCCTGCGCGTGGACCGGGCCTGA
- a CDS encoding ATP-dependent DNA helicase, translated as MTGTVQEEVLARTEAERQALDWLDAAVEATGGQRRDGQRRMVVEVARSLESGTHLLVQAGTGTGKSLAYLVPALQHAVDAERPVVVATATLALQAQIMRRDAPRLLEALRDELPREMTVALVKGRSNYLCRHKVDGGFPEEDGAALFGLADDGEAMVSGDDGPTSPLGREVRRLREWAEETDTGDRDDLEPGVSDRAWRQVSVSAVDCIGPQRCPMAAECFSERARADAAEADVVVTNHAMLALSAFEGLAVLPEFDAVVVDEAHELQDRVTGAVTGQLSGGIVQAAASSARKHTAVAVEDLVQAGTGLDAAFAATPTGLIARGPDEVQAGALRAVAAAARQALSDSKGGGSAGDTAADGGRQMARSRLQEVLEVAERMLGTTPEAEYPEVLWASRPGRFEPGTGWVPGDETAAPMLSVAPLSVAGRLRDGLFGQATTVLTSATLAVGDSFDPVAGALGLLGEGAPRWTGVDVGSPFDYPRQGVLYVARHLPRPGRTAAPESYDELEELLRASGGGALCLFSSRRAAEDAAAEMRSRLGSAPEVLCQGDATLSALVRRFAAEPDTCLFGTMSLWQGVDVPGPSCRLVVIDRIPFPRPDDPLGTARSRDVSRHGGNGFMAVSATHAAVRLAQGAGRLIRTATDRGVVAVLDPRLATERYGGFLRSTLPDFWPTTDPAVVRGVLGRLRG; from the coding sequence ATGACGGGGACGGTCCAGGAGGAGGTCCTCGCCCGCACGGAGGCCGAGCGGCAGGCCCTCGACTGGCTCGATGCCGCCGTCGAGGCCACCGGCGGGCAGCGCCGGGACGGGCAGCGGCGGATGGTCGTGGAGGTCGCGCGCTCGCTGGAGTCCGGGACGCACCTGCTGGTGCAGGCCGGCACCGGCACCGGCAAGTCGCTGGCGTACCTCGTGCCGGCCCTGCAGCACGCGGTGGACGCCGAGCGGCCCGTCGTCGTGGCCACGGCCACCCTCGCCCTGCAGGCCCAGATCATGCGCCGGGACGCCCCGCGCCTGCTCGAGGCCCTGCGGGACGAGCTGCCGCGGGAGATGACCGTCGCGCTGGTCAAGGGCCGCTCGAACTACCTGTGCCGGCACAAGGTCGACGGAGGGTTCCCCGAGGAGGACGGCGCGGCCCTGTTCGGCCTCGCCGACGACGGCGAGGCGATGGTCTCCGGCGACGACGGCCCCACCAGTCCGCTGGGCCGGGAGGTCAGGCGCCTGCGCGAGTGGGCCGAGGAGACGGACACGGGGGACCGCGACGACCTCGAGCCCGGGGTGAGCGACCGGGCCTGGCGCCAGGTCTCGGTGTCCGCCGTGGACTGCATCGGTCCCCAGCGGTGCCCGATGGCGGCCGAGTGCTTCTCCGAGCGGGCCCGCGCGGACGCCGCCGAGGCCGACGTGGTGGTGACCAACCACGCGATGCTCGCCCTCAGCGCGTTCGAGGGACTGGCCGTGCTGCCCGAGTTCGACGCGGTGGTCGTGGACGAGGCGCACGAGCTGCAGGACCGCGTCACCGGGGCGGTCACCGGACAGCTGTCCGGGGGCATCGTCCAGGCGGCGGCGTCCTCGGCCCGGAAGCACACCGCCGTCGCGGTGGAGGACCTCGTCCAGGCCGGGACCGGGCTGGACGCCGCGTTCGCGGCCACGCCCACCGGGCTGATCGCGCGCGGCCCGGACGAGGTGCAGGCCGGCGCGCTGCGCGCGGTGGCCGCCGCGGCCCGCCAGGCGCTGAGCGACTCCAAGGGCGGCGGGTCCGCCGGGGACACCGCGGCCGACGGCGGCCGCCAGATGGCCCGCTCCCGCCTCCAGGAGGTCCTCGAGGTGGCCGAGCGCATGCTCGGCACCACCCCCGAGGCCGAGTACCCGGAGGTGCTGTGGGCCTCCCGCCCGGGCCGCTTCGAGCCGGGGACCGGCTGGGTGCCCGGGGACGAGACGGCGGCGCCGATGCTCTCCGTCGCCCCGCTGTCCGTGGCCGGCCGGCTCCGGGATGGGCTGTTCGGCCAGGCGACCACCGTGCTGACCTCCGCGACCCTCGCCGTGGGCGACTCCTTCGACCCCGTGGCCGGGGCCCTCGGGCTGCTAGGGGAGGGGGCGCCCCGGTGGACGGGCGTGGACGTGGGCAGCCCGTTCGACTACCCGCGCCAGGGCGTGCTCTACGTGGCCCGGCACCTGCCCCGCCCCGGGCGCACCGCCGCACCGGAGTCCTACGACGAGCTCGAGGAGCTGCTGCGGGCCTCCGGGGGCGGGGCGCTGTGCCTGTTCTCCTCCCGGCGGGCCGCGGAGGACGCCGCCGCGGAGATGCGCTCCCGGCTGGGGTCCGCCCCCGAGGTGCTGTGCCAGGGGGACGCCACCCTGTCCGCCCTCGTCCGCCGGTTCGCCGCCGAGCCGGACACGTGCCTCTTCGGCACCATGAGCCTGTGGCAGGGCGTCGACGTGCCGGGCCCCTCGTGCCGGCTCGTGGTGATCGACCGCATCCCGTTCCCCCGGCCGGACGACCCCCTCGGCACGGCCCGCTCCCGGGACGTCAGCCGCCACGGGGGCAATGGGTTCATGGCCGTCTCCGCGACCCACGCGGCCGTCCGCCTGGCGCAGGGCGCGGGGCGGCTCATCCGGACCGCCACCGACCGCGGCGTCGTGGCCGTGCTGGACCCGCGGCTGGCCACCGAGCGCTACGGCGGGTTCCTGCGGTCCACGCTGCCCGACTTCTGGCCGACCACGGACCCCGCCGTCGTGCGCGGCGTGCTCGGGCGGCTGCGCGGCTGA
- a CDS encoding regulatory protein RecX: MVPDPDVPEHLAGDPEPAAEEVARTIVLRLLTASPKSRRQLEDKLAERGVDPEVTAHVLDRLEDVRLVDDEAFAESYVSTRQRTRGLARGALRRELQQKGVTGETAEHALGTISEDAERAAAVELVERKLRGRPVPTGNDPEARAERDKAVRRLAGMLARKGYPPGMALGVVRDVLGGLEDEPDELDD; the protein is encoded by the coding sequence GTGGTGCCGGATCCGGACGTCCCCGAGCACCTCGCGGGCGATCCGGAGCCGGCCGCCGAGGAGGTGGCGCGGACCATCGTCCTGCGCCTGCTCACCGCCTCGCCGAAGTCGCGCCGCCAGCTCGAGGACAAGCTCGCCGAGCGGGGCGTGGACCCGGAGGTGACCGCGCACGTCCTCGACCGCCTCGAGGACGTGCGGCTCGTGGACGACGAGGCGTTCGCCGAGTCCTACGTCTCCACCCGCCAGCGCACCCGCGGGCTGGCCCGCGGGGCGCTGCGCCGGGAGCTGCAGCAGAAGGGCGTCACCGGGGAGACGGCCGAGCACGCGCTCGGCACCATCAGCGAGGACGCCGAGCGGGCGGCCGCGGTCGAGCTCGTGGAGCGGAAGCTGCGCGGCCGCCCCGTGCCCACGGGCAACGACCCGGAGGCCCGGGCGGAGCGGGACAAGGCCGTGCGCCGGCTGGCCGGGATGCTCGCGCGCAAGGGCTACCCGCCCGGCATGGCCCTCGGCGTGGTCCGGGACGTGCTGGGCGGGCTGGAGGACGAGCCGGACGAGCTCGACGACTAG
- a CDS encoding LysM peptidoglycan-binding domain-containing protein, which translates to MSTAASIGVPVHRVAGFRLNRRGRLLLLGLPVIVLAVLAAAAAVFFGAHAVAPAAASPERSAPALRSVTVDYGDTLWSLAGEAVPEGPRNETILRIGELNDLSGPDLQPGQVLFVPAAG; encoded by the coding sequence ATGAGCACTGCAGCATCGATCGGGGTCCCCGTCCACCGCGTCGCCGGGTTCCGCCTGAACCGCCGCGGCCGCCTCCTGCTGCTCGGGCTGCCCGTCATCGTGCTGGCCGTGCTGGCCGCGGCCGCCGCCGTGTTCTTCGGCGCCCACGCCGTGGCCCCCGCGGCCGCCTCGCCCGAGCGCTCCGCCCCCGCCCTGCGGTCGGTCACCGTGGACTACGGGGACACGCTGTGGTCCCTGGCCGGTGAGGCGGTCCCGGAGGGTCCGCGCAACGAGACCATCCTGCGCATCGGCGAGCTCAACGACCTCTCGGGCCCGGACCTGCAGCCGGGGCAGGTCCTCTTCGTCCCGGCCGCGGGCTGA
- the miaB gene encoding tRNA (N6-isopentenyl adenosine(37)-C2)-methylthiotransferase MiaB — protein sequence MTSTASLPDDRTYQVRTFGCQMNVHDSERISGLLEAAGYTAAGEAVEPDLVVFNTCAVRENADNRLYGNLGNLRSVKEGHPGMQIAVGGCLAQKDQQAILDRAPWVDVVFGTHNIGSLPVLLERSRHNRQAELEILESLEVFPSTLPTRRDSTYSGWVSISVGCNNTCTFCIVPSLRGKEKDRRPGDVLAEVQALVDAGAVEVTLLGQNVNTYGVEFGDRGAFAKLLRACGSIEGLERVRFTSPHPASFTDDVIDAMAETPNVMPQLHMPLQSGSDKVLKDMRRSYRSRRFLGILEKVRERIPHAAVTTDIIVGFPGETEEDFQDTLAVVEASRFSSAFTFQYSIRPGTPAGEMADQVPKAVVQERFERLTALQDRISAEETARLVGTRQELLVTDQPGTKGAATGRLSGRAPDNRLVHFSVPAGHPVPRPGDFVTVTVTESHPYHLVADPTPAQYGLRRSRAGDAWDRARAESCGVPAGSGAAPAGVSLGMPTLRVGS from the coding sequence GTGACTTCCACCGCCTCCCTCCCCGACGACCGCACGTACCAGGTCCGCACCTTCGGGTGCCAGATGAACGTGCACGACTCCGAGCGCATCTCCGGCCTGCTGGAGGCCGCCGGGTACACGGCGGCCGGCGAGGCCGTGGAGCCGGACCTCGTGGTGTTCAACACGTGCGCCGTGCGGGAGAACGCGGACAACCGCCTCTACGGCAACCTCGGCAACCTGCGCTCCGTCAAGGAGGGCCACCCCGGGATGCAGATCGCCGTGGGCGGGTGCCTGGCGCAGAAGGACCAGCAGGCCATCCTGGACAGGGCCCCGTGGGTGGACGTCGTCTTCGGCACCCACAACATCGGCTCGCTGCCGGTGCTGCTCGAACGCTCCCGCCACAACCGGCAGGCCGAGCTGGAGATCCTCGAGTCGCTCGAGGTCTTCCCCTCCACCCTGCCCACGAGGCGCGACTCCACGTACTCCGGCTGGGTCTCCATCTCCGTGGGCTGCAACAACACGTGCACGTTCTGCATCGTGCCGTCCCTGCGCGGCAAGGAGAAGGACCGCCGGCCGGGGGACGTCCTCGCCGAGGTCCAGGCCCTGGTGGACGCCGGCGCCGTGGAGGTGACCCTGCTGGGCCAGAACGTGAACACCTACGGCGTGGAGTTCGGCGACCGCGGGGCGTTCGCCAAGCTGCTGCGGGCCTGCGGGAGCATCGAGGGGCTCGAGCGCGTGCGGTTCACCAGCCCCCACCCGGCCTCGTTCACGGACGACGTCATCGACGCGATGGCCGAGACGCCCAACGTCATGCCCCAGCTGCACATGCCCCTGCAGTCCGGCTCGGACAAGGTGCTCAAGGACATGCGCCGGTCCTACCGCTCCAGGCGGTTCCTCGGCATCCTCGAGAAGGTCCGCGAGCGGATCCCGCACGCGGCGGTGACCACGGACATCATCGTGGGCTTCCCCGGCGAGACGGAGGAGGACTTCCAGGACACCCTCGCGGTCGTGGAGGCCTCGCGCTTCTCCTCGGCATTCACCTTCCAGTACTCCATCCGGCCCGGTACCCCCGCGGGCGAGATGGCCGACCAGGTCCCGAAGGCCGTGGTGCAGGAGCGCTTCGAGCGGCTCACCGCCCTGCAGGACCGGATCAGCGCCGAGGAGACCGCCCGCCTCGTGGGCACCCGCCAGGAGCTGCTCGTGACCGACCAGCCCGGCACGAAGGGCGCCGCCACGGGCCGGCTCTCCGGGCGGGCCCCGGACAACCGGCTCGTCCACTTCAGCGTCCCGGCCGGCCACCCCGTGCCCCGGCCGGGGGACTTCGTCACCGTGACCGTCACGGAGTCGCACCCCTACCACCTCGTCGCCGACCCCACGCCGGCCCAGTACGGGCTGCGGCGCTCCCGCGCCGGGGACGCGTGGGACCGGGCCCGGGCGGAGTCCTGCGGCGTCCCGGCCGGCTCGGGGGCAGCACCCGCCGGCGTGAGCCTGGGCATGCCGACCCTGCGCGTCGGGTCCTGA
- the hflX gene encoding GTPase HflX: MTEHPQNGNDQHGAGAPGPDETQIQDVIDRILAADAASASSTHGTRPASGRALALAEGGDGHTEADGAQYDLAERQALRRVGGLSTELEDMTEVEYRQLRLERVVLAGVWSEGTAEDAENSLRELAALAETAGSEVLDGVIQRRHTPDPATFLGKGKAEELRDIVAMTGADTVIVDSELAPSQRRALEDVVRVKVIDRTALILDIFAQHAKSREGRAQVELAQLEYLLPRLRGWGESMSRQAGGRAAGGEGIGSRGPGETKIELDRRRIRTRMAKLRREIAAMKPARETKRANRRRNRVPSVAIAGYTNAGKSSLLNRLTHAGVLVENALFATLDPTVRKAVTPDGIGYTLSDTVGFVRSLPTQLVEAFRSTLEEVADADVILHVVDASHPDPEGQIAAVRTVLAEVDARRIPEIVVLNKADAADPVVLARLRQREPRSVVVSARTGEGIPELERAIADAIPRPNVALDLLIPFTAGDVVSRLHSPDADIISETYEAGGTRLRVLVREDLAEDLRRFAVDRPEPAGA; this comes from the coding sequence ATGACCGAGCACCCCCAGAACGGGAACGACCAGCACGGCGCCGGGGCCCCCGGCCCGGACGAGACGCAGATCCAGGACGTCATCGACCGCATCCTCGCGGCCGACGCCGCCAGCGCCTCCTCCACCCACGGCACCCGGCCGGCCTCCGGCCGCGCCCTGGCCCTCGCCGAGGGCGGCGACGGGCACACCGAGGCGGACGGCGCCCAGTACGACCTGGCCGAGCGCCAGGCCCTGCGCCGCGTCGGCGGGCTCTCCACCGAGCTCGAGGACATGACCGAGGTCGAGTACCGCCAGCTGCGCCTCGAGCGGGTCGTCCTGGCCGGCGTGTGGTCCGAGGGCACCGCCGAGGACGCCGAGAACTCCCTGCGCGAGCTCGCCGCGCTCGCGGAGACCGCGGGCTCCGAGGTGCTCGACGGGGTCATCCAGCGCCGCCACACCCCGGACCCGGCCACGTTCCTGGGGAAGGGCAAGGCCGAGGAGCTGCGGGACATCGTCGCCATGACGGGCGCGGACACCGTGATCGTGGACTCCGAGTTGGCCCCGTCCCAGCGCCGCGCGCTGGAGGACGTGGTGCGCGTAAAGGTCATCGACCGCACCGCGCTGATCCTGGACATCTTCGCCCAGCACGCCAAGTCCCGCGAGGGCCGGGCCCAGGTCGAGCTGGCCCAGCTCGAGTACCTGCTGCCCCGACTGCGCGGCTGGGGCGAGTCGATGTCCCGCCAGGCCGGCGGCCGCGCCGCCGGCGGCGAGGGCATCGGATCCCGCGGCCCCGGCGAGACGAAGATCGAGCTGGACCGCCGGCGGATCCGGACCCGGATGGCCAAGCTGCGCCGGGAGATCGCCGCGATGAAGCCGGCGCGGGAGACCAAGCGGGCCAACCGGCGCCGGAACCGCGTCCCGTCCGTGGCGATCGCCGGCTACACGAACGCGGGCAAGTCGTCGCTGCTGAACCGGCTCACGCACGCCGGCGTGCTCGTGGAGAACGCCCTGTTCGCCACCCTGGACCCCACGGTGCGCAAGGCCGTCACCCCGGACGGGATCGGCTACACGCTCTCGGACACGGTCGGGTTCGTGCGCTCGCTGCCCACGCAGCTGGTCGAGGCGTTCCGCTCCACGCTGGAGGAGGTCGCGGACGCGGACGTCATCCTGCACGTCGTGGACGCCTCCCACCCGGACCCCGAGGGGCAGATCGCCGCGGTCCGCACCGTGCTCGCCGAGGTGGACGCGCGCCGGATCCCGGAGATCGTCGTGCTGAACAAGGCCGACGCCGCCGACCCGGTGGTGCTGGCGCGGCTGCGCCAGCGGGAGCCGCGGTCCGTGGTCGTCTCCGCCCGCACGGGCGAGGGGATCCCGGAGCTCGAGCGGGCGATCGCGGACGCCATCCCGCGCCCCAACGTCGCGCTGGACCTGCTGATCCCGTTCACCGCCGGGGACGTGGTGTCGCGGCTGCACTCCCCGGACGCGGACATCATCTCCGAGACGTACGAGGCCGGGGGCACCCGCCTGCGCGTGCTGGTGCGCGAGGACCTCGCCGAGGACCTGCGGCGCTTCGCGGTCGACCGGCCGGAACCGGCCGGCGCATGA
- the miaA gene encoding tRNA (adenosine(37)-N6)-dimethylallyltransferase MiaA, giving the protein MPGAHEPVIAVVGPTGTGKSDLALDLAERLGGEVVNTDALQLYRGMDIGTAKLPVADRRGIPHHLLDVLEVTEEASVAAFQAAARAAIEDITGRGRTPVLVGGSGLYVRAALDHLEFPPTDPGVRAGLEELAERIGVEGLRERLRAVDPVGAERLGDARRLVRALEVHALTGRPFSSFMPQRRYLRPTVQVGLDLDRALLHARLHERVVGMVGAGLVEEVRALDAAGLRQGRTASRAIGYAQVLRVLDGEADLDWAVEDTATATRRFARRQLTWFRADPRVAWFDPTGPDLAGRVLAHVRGAGSPRLEA; this is encoded by the coding sequence GTGCCCGGGGCGCACGAGCCGGTGATCGCCGTCGTCGGGCCCACCGGCACCGGCAAGTCCGACCTGGCCCTGGACCTCGCCGAGCGCCTCGGCGGGGAGGTGGTCAACACCGACGCCCTCCAGCTCTACCGCGGCATGGACATCGGCACCGCCAAGCTGCCGGTGGCCGATCGCCGCGGGATCCCCCACCACCTGCTGGACGTGCTCGAGGTGACCGAGGAGGCCTCCGTGGCGGCCTTCCAGGCCGCCGCCCGCGCGGCGATCGAGGACATCACCGGCCGCGGCCGGACGCCCGTCCTGGTCGGTGGCTCGGGGCTGTACGTGCGGGCCGCCCTCGACCACCTCGAGTTCCCGCCCACCGACCCGGGCGTCCGGGCCGGCCTCGAGGAGCTCGCGGAGCGGATCGGCGTGGAGGGGCTGCGCGAGCGGCTGCGGGCCGTGGACCCCGTGGGGGCCGAGCGGCTCGGCGACGCCCGCCGGCTCGTGCGCGCCCTCGAGGTGCACGCCCTGACCGGCCGGCCGTTCTCCTCGTTCATGCCGCAGCGGCGCTACCTGCGGCCCACGGTGCAGGTCGGGCTGGACCTGGACCGGGCCCTGCTGCACGCCCGGTTGCACGAGCGCGTGGTGGGGATGGTCGGGGCGGGCCTCGTCGAGGAGGTGCGTGCCCTCGACGCCGCCGGACTGCGGCAGGGCCGGACCGCCTCGCGGGCGATCGGCTACGCCCAGGTCCTGCGGGTCCTCGACGGCGAGGCGGACCTGGACTGGGCCGTGGAGGACACGGCCACCGCCACCCGCCGGTTCGCCCGCCGCCAGCTCACGTGGTTCCGTGCCGACCCGCGCGTGGCGTGGTTCGACCCCACCGGCCCGGACCTCGCCGGCCGGGTGCTCGCGCACGTGCGCGGCGCCGGCTCTCCTAGACTGGAGGCATGA
- a CDS encoding histidinol-phosphate transaminase — protein MSTDDSLSSQEALAALPLRENLRGLSPYGAPQLDVAVALNTNENTHPVPPEVVEAITASVAEAAVTLNRYPDREFTELRKRLAEYLGHGLSADNLWAANGSNEILQQLLQAFGGPGRSVLSFPPTYSMYPLLAAGTDTAYVAGERGEDFSLTAASAAAQVSEHRPHVVLLCSPNNPTGTALGLDVVEAVYEAAEAFDGMVVVDEAYAEFALAGTRSALTLLPGRPRLVVTRTMSKAFALAGARLGYLAAAPEVTDALRLVRLPYHLSAVSQATANAALQHYDVLLENVEDIKAQRDRIVTGLRELGLSPAISDSNFVFFGGLDDSHAVWRGLLEHGVLVRDVGIPGHLRVTAGTEAETTAFLTALREVLHRS, from the coding sequence GTGAGCACCGACGATTCCCTGTCCAGCCAGGAGGCCCTGGCCGCCCTGCCCCTCCGCGAGAACCTCCGCGGGCTGAGCCCCTACGGCGCGCCCCAGCTGGACGTGGCCGTCGCGCTCAACACGAACGAGAACACGCATCCCGTGCCCCCGGAGGTCGTCGAGGCGATCACGGCGTCCGTGGCCGAGGCCGCCGTCACCCTCAACCGCTACCCGGACCGGGAGTTCACCGAGCTGCGGAAGCGCCTGGCCGAGTACCTGGGGCATGGGCTGTCCGCGGACAACCTGTGGGCCGCCAACGGCTCGAACGAGATCCTGCAGCAGCTGCTGCAGGCCTTCGGCGGCCCCGGGCGCAGCGTGCTGTCCTTCCCGCCGACCTACTCGATGTACCCCCTGCTCGCCGCCGGCACGGACACCGCCTACGTGGCCGGGGAGCGGGGTGAGGACTTCTCCCTGACGGCGGCCTCCGCCGCGGCCCAGGTGAGCGAGCACCGCCCCCACGTGGTGCTGCTGTGCTCCCCGAACAACCCGACGGGCACGGCGCTGGGACTGGACGTCGTGGAGGCCGTCTACGAGGCCGCCGAGGCCTTCGATGGCATGGTCGTGGTGGACGAGGCGTACGCCGAGTTCGCCCTGGCCGGGACCCGCTCCGCGCTGACGCTGCTGCCCGGCCGCCCGCGGCTCGTGGTCACCCGGACCATGTCCAAGGCCTTCGCCCTCGCGGGGGCACGCCTGGGCTACCTCGCCGCGGCCCCGGAGGTCACCGACGCCCTGCGCCTCGTGCGGTTGCCGTACCACCTCTCCGCCGTGTCCCAGGCCACGGCCAACGCCGCCCTCCAGCACTATGACGTCCTGCTGGAGAACGTCGAGGACATCAAGGCCCAGCGGGACCGGATCGTCACGGGCCTGCGCGAGCTCGGACTGTCCCCGGCGATCTCGGACTCGAACTTCGTCTTCTTCGGCGGACTGGACGACTCGCACGCCGTCTGGCGGGGCCTGCTGGAGCACGGCGTGCTGGTGCGCGACGTCGGCATCCCGGGGCACCTGCGCGTCACCGCCGGCACCGAGGCGGAGACGACGGCGTTCCTCACCGCCCTGCGCGAGGTGCTCCACCGGTCCTGA